The Fulvivirga ligni genome window below encodes:
- a CDS encoding DUF3127 domain-containing protein produces MNVKGRILEISNTQQVTSSFQKREFVLEYAENPQYPEFIKFEMIQDKCALLDSFKTGDEINVHFNLKGRKWTDPKGEVKYFNSLQAWKLEGNTAPAAGGGNTPPPMDNGMDQMEEPGWISEGGDEDDLPF; encoded by the coding sequence ATGAACGTTAAGGGGAGAATTTTAGAAATTTCGAACACACAACAAGTTACCAGTTCATTCCAAAAAAGAGAATTCGTTTTAGAGTACGCAGAAAATCCACAGTATCCTGAGTTTATCAAATTTGAGATGATACAGGATAAATGCGCACTTTTAGATAGTTTCAAGACAGGAGACGAGATAAATGTACACTTCAACTTAAAAGGTCGTAAGTGGACTGACCCTAAAGGTGAAGTAAAGTATTTCAATTCGTTACAAGCCTGGAAACTAGAAGGAAATACTGCTCCTGCTGCAGGTGGTGGCAATACTCCTCCTCCAATGGATAATGGCATGGATCAAATGGAAGAACCAGGCTGGATTTCTGAAGGTGGGGATGAAGATGATTTACCGTTTTAA